One window of Nicotiana tomentosiformis chromosome 11, ASM39032v3, whole genome shotgun sequence genomic DNA carries:
- the LOC104111897 gene encoding uncharacterized protein isoform X2 produces MLGKVGQKCKMQSALDSLQYSSKTPNASASIFRQEPEQVVGGASDYFASEEEAIGVEHLLAEPEYDDIVDTLLDLKTCTFSVPESYFKDFSALESVDHDALPTTLTEVDETREKLLDGFSNGYDENYCSISCEDYLLDIEVEEETPTLHDVDISYIEDVNLENQFAGSDGKNCGIDVLKLSDARNSSDYDSLLLDNRNCLQFDDMSSDKLLEVFRKMFGHQTSVTDKQWLKHHITFGLQNQDMKCSLVSSEIEGAKVLPPESREELLKASTAFASVFNFRKKPRVQHVKRREHIQWNSFKCLSEAQVDSSGILSDQSNDNTTSEDDWTIGTETPGTNQNRKHNYWSTPEVLKLVDGVSKYGVGRWTDIKRLYFQSSAHRSPPDLKDKWRNLLRASRQCLKSRRGVAAKQNHGWSSIPHHVLNRVQELAVIYPNPRKLRARVLPTVFVASSSTESDNRCFSLNA; encoded by the exons ATGTTAGGAAAAGTTGGACAAAAGTGTAAAATGCAGAGTGCTCTAGATTCATTGCAATACAGCTCAAAGACACCGAATGCGAGTGCAAGCATCTTTCGACAGGAGCCAGAACAG GTCGTAGGCGGTGCCTCTGATTATTTTGCATCAGAGGAGGAAGCCATAGGTGTGGAACATCTATTAGCAGAACCTGAGTATGATGATATAGTTGATACTCTTCTAGATCTTAAGACATGTACATTCAGTGTTCCAGAGAGCTACTTTAAGGATTTTTCAGCTCTAGAGTCTGTTGATCATG ATGCACTTCCCACAACTCTTACCGAAGTGGATGAAACGAGGGAGAAG CTTCTTGATGGATTTTCAAACGGATATGACGAAAATTATTGCTCCATTTCATGTGAAGATTACCTTTTGG ATATTGAAGTTGAGGAAGAGACTCCCACTCTCCATGATGTCGATATATCCTATATTGAAGATGTGAATTTGGAAAACCAGTTTGCTGGTTCAGATGGAAAAAATTGTGGCATTGATGTGTTAAAGTTGTCTGATGCAAGAAACTCATCTGATTATGATTCTCTGCTGTTAGACAATCGCAATTGTCTGCAATTTGATGACATGTCATCCGATAAACTACTCGAGGTGTTCAGGAAGATGTTTGGACATCAAACTTCTGTCACGGATAAGCAATGGCTGAAGCACCACATAACATTTGGTTTGCAAAACCAGGACATGAAATGTTCTCTAGTTTCGAGTGAAATTGAAGGGGCTAAAGTCCTCCCACCAGAAAGTCGTGAAGAGCTCCTTAAAGCATCTACTGCCTTTGCAAGTGTATTCAATTTCCGAAAAAAGCCAAGGGTTCAACATGTGAAAAGGAGAGAACATATCCAATGGAATTCCTTCAAATGCTTATCTGAGGCACAAGTTGATTCTTCTGGCATTCTTTCTGACCAGTCGAATGATAATACTACATCTGAAGATGATTGGACTATAGGGACTGAGACCCCAGGCACTAACCAAAACAGAAAACATAACTATTGGTCAACACCTGAGGTCCTAAAGTTGGTGGATGGTGTATCTAAGTATGGTGTAGGCAGATGGACTGACATAAAGAGGTTATATTTCCAATCATCTGCGCATCGTAGCCCACCTGATCTGAAG GACAAATGGCGGAATCTTCTGAGGGCTAGCCGCCAATGTTTGAAGAGCCGGAGAGGG GTCGCGGCAAAGCAGAATCATGGTTGGTCCTCAATTCCTCACCATGTGTTGAATCGTGTTCAGGAGCTTGCTGTCATCTATCCAAATCCGAGGAAACTTAGAGCAAGAGTTTTGCCAACAGTATTTGTTGCCTCTTCTTCAACAGAGTCTGATAACCGGTGCTTCTCTTTGAACGCGTAG
- the LOC104111897 gene encoding uncharacterized protein isoform X1, with the protein MLFNWYFQMDEIHCYLLLISYYFICTYYWFFLQHCKCTSFPLLVYHAKAAMFYFVLFLVVILKKMLGKVGQKCKMQSALDSLQYSSKTPNASASIFRQEPEQVVGGASDYFASEEEAIGVEHLLAEPEYDDIVDTLLDLKTCTFSVPESYFKDFSALESVDHDALPTTLTEVDETREKLLDGFSNGYDENYCSISCEDYLLDIEVEEETPTLHDVDISYIEDVNLENQFAGSDGKNCGIDVLKLSDARNSSDYDSLLLDNRNCLQFDDMSSDKLLEVFRKMFGHQTSVTDKQWLKHHITFGLQNQDMKCSLVSSEIEGAKVLPPESREELLKASTAFASVFNFRKKPRVQHVKRREHIQWNSFKCLSEAQVDSSGILSDQSNDNTTSEDDWTIGTETPGTNQNRKHNYWSTPEVLKLVDGVSKYGVGRWTDIKRLYFQSSAHRSPPDLKDKWRNLLRASRQCLKSRRGVAAKQNHGWSSIPHHVLNRVQELAVIYPNPRKLRARVLPTVFVASSSTESDNRCFSLNA; encoded by the exons ATGTTATTTAATTGGTATTTCCAAATGGATGAAATACACTGTTACTTGTTACTGATTAGTTATTACTTCATATGTACATATTATTGGTTCTTTTTGCAACACTGCAAATGCACATCATTTCCTTTACTAGTATACCATGCTAAGGCTGCAATGTTTTATTTTGTTCTGTTTCTGGTAGTCATTCTCAAGAAAATGTTAGGAAAAGTTGGACAAAAGTGTAAAATGCAGAGTGCTCTAGATTCATTGCAATACAGCTCAAAGACACCGAATGCGAGTGCAAGCATCTTTCGACAGGAGCCAGAACAG GTCGTAGGCGGTGCCTCTGATTATTTTGCATCAGAGGAGGAAGCCATAGGTGTGGAACATCTATTAGCAGAACCTGAGTATGATGATATAGTTGATACTCTTCTAGATCTTAAGACATGTACATTCAGTGTTCCAGAGAGCTACTTTAAGGATTTTTCAGCTCTAGAGTCTGTTGATCATG ATGCACTTCCCACAACTCTTACCGAAGTGGATGAAACGAGGGAGAAG CTTCTTGATGGATTTTCAAACGGATATGACGAAAATTATTGCTCCATTTCATGTGAAGATTACCTTTTGG ATATTGAAGTTGAGGAAGAGACTCCCACTCTCCATGATGTCGATATATCCTATATTGAAGATGTGAATTTGGAAAACCAGTTTGCTGGTTCAGATGGAAAAAATTGTGGCATTGATGTGTTAAAGTTGTCTGATGCAAGAAACTCATCTGATTATGATTCTCTGCTGTTAGACAATCGCAATTGTCTGCAATTTGATGACATGTCATCCGATAAACTACTCGAGGTGTTCAGGAAGATGTTTGGACATCAAACTTCTGTCACGGATAAGCAATGGCTGAAGCACCACATAACATTTGGTTTGCAAAACCAGGACATGAAATGTTCTCTAGTTTCGAGTGAAATTGAAGGGGCTAAAGTCCTCCCACCAGAAAGTCGTGAAGAGCTCCTTAAAGCATCTACTGCCTTTGCAAGTGTATTCAATTTCCGAAAAAAGCCAAGGGTTCAACATGTGAAAAGGAGAGAACATATCCAATGGAATTCCTTCAAATGCTTATCTGAGGCACAAGTTGATTCTTCTGGCATTCTTTCTGACCAGTCGAATGATAATACTACATCTGAAGATGATTGGACTATAGGGACTGAGACCCCAGGCACTAACCAAAACAGAAAACATAACTATTGGTCAACACCTGAGGTCCTAAAGTTGGTGGATGGTGTATCTAAGTATGGTGTAGGCAGATGGACTGACATAAAGAGGTTATATTTCCAATCATCTGCGCATCGTAGCCCACCTGATCTGAAG GACAAATGGCGGAATCTTCTGAGGGCTAGCCGCCAATGTTTGAAGAGCCGGAGAGGG GTCGCGGCAAAGCAGAATCATGGTTGGTCCTCAATTCCTCACCATGTGTTGAATCGTGTTCAGGAGCTTGCTGTCATCTATCCAAATCCGAGGAAACTTAGAGCAAGAGTTTTGCCAACAGTATTTGTTGCCTCTTCTTCAACAGAGTCTGATAACCGGTGCTTCTCTTTGAACGCGTAG
- the LOC138902029 gene encoding uncharacterized protein, which yields MGSLAFISAEERPLALDIQSLANILVRLDISEPSRVLACVVAQPSLFEQIKARLFDDPHLLVLREMVLQGGAKEVVIIEDGVIWLQGRLCVPNVDGLREKILEEAHSSRYSIHAGLPRCIVT from the coding sequence atgggtagtttagcattcatttcagcagaggagaggccattagctttggacattcagtccttggccaacatacttgtgaggttggatatttcagagcccagccgagttcttgcatgcgtcgtcgctCAGCCTTCATTATTCGAGCAGATTAAGGCTCGTCTTTTCGATGATCCGCActtattggttctcagagagatggtcctacagggtggtgccaaggaggttgttATCATTGAGGATGGTGTTATATGGCTCCAGGgccgcctatgtgttcctaatgttgatggcttgagggagaagattctagaagaggcacatagttcccggtattctattcatgcaGGGCTACCAAggtgtatcgtgacctga
- the LOC104111899 gene encoding uncharacterized protein: protein MANQQDLAVHFPAQIIRKKKTGGQQKKEELEKEVAELKKMLNHEQKVHEFLEKVYQRKDGSSFSIPNYLPPKMKELLAELAMVENEIAKLESQISQLQCDVNKEKEINITEKAKSKQFVPKLKQSQQHGIINSSHNISSLPPNPNKFKGLNDQKLPFETKALHFISKAIKGDYGLNDFRINEKIMMKSKVNITDQEENQLHQEVRTFGERISRKSGMIKTPSPLREPRNPTPRRERNAEIPKFMSTPIHELQPKVMPSPLHTEEDTIHRWPPNKLSENIMKCLIFIFIRLLRTSRAMELEKSGPIGRSSNFSLSFRAEPNLNSKTSLLIQKDSRQQDPYGIFDSEESIPRDIGPYKNLVRFAKSSMEAKCISSSNSIPLFQKLKLMMNSLQNVDLRLLSYQQKLAFWINMYNACIMHGFLQHGVPSSSNPEKFLSLMNKATLNIGGNTINAHAIEHFILRKPVNSPAKEVNRKGEKEDKETLVRGLHGLESFDPNIMFALCCGTRSSPAVKIYTSDGVTAELEKSKLEYLQASLIVTSTKKIAIPELLLRNMNDFAQDLDSLIEWICQQLPTSGSLRKSIVDCFRGVNGGKVSTIVEKIPYDFEFQYLLSV from the exons ATGGCAAATCAACAAGATTTGGCAGTTCATTTTCCAGCCCAGATTATT AGAAAGAAGAAAACTGGTGGACAACAAAAGAAAGAGGAACTAGAAAAAGAG GTTGCTGAGCTTAAGAAAATGTTGAATCATGAACAAAAAGTACATGAATTTCTGGAGAAAGTGTATCAGCGAAAGGATGGTTCATCTTTCAGTATTCCAAATTACCTTCCTCCTAAG ATGAAGGAGCTGTTAGCAGAGCTTGCCATGGTTGAAAATGAGATAGCTAAGTTGGAAAGCCAAATCAGTCAACTACAATGTGATGTGAATAAGGAGAAGGAAATCAACATTACTGAAAAAGCCAAGTCCAAACAATTTGTACCAAAGCTGAAACAATCGCAACAACATGGAATTATCAACAGCTCTCATAATATTTCATCACTTCCACCAAATCCAAACAAATTCAAAGGGTTAAATGATCAGAAGTTGCCATTTGAGACTAAGGCTTTGCATTTCATTAGCAAAGCTATAAAAGGTGATTATGGTCTTAATGATTTCAGAAtcaatgagaaaataatgatgaagTCAAAAGTCAATATTACTGATCAGGAGGAAAATCAATTACATCAAGAAGTTCGAACATTTGGTGAAAGAATTTCAAGGAAAAGTGGGATgattaaaactccctctcctttAAGAGAACCAAGAAATCCAACTCCAAGA AGAGAACGTAACGCAGAAATCCCAAAGTTTATGTCTACTCCAATACACGAACTTCAGCCAAAAGTAATGCCAAGTCCACTTCACACAGAAGAAGACACAATTCATAGATGGCCACCAAATAAATTATCTGAAAACATTATGAAATGtttgatatttatttttataaggTTGCTTAGAACGTCAAGAGCAATGGAGTTAGAAAAATCAGGTCCTATTGGTAGGTCAAGCAATTTCTCTTTAAGTTTCAGAGCTGAACCAAATTTGAACTCGAAAACAAGCCTTTTGATTCAGAAAGATTCAAGACAACAAGATCCATATGGTATTTTTGATTCAGAAGAGTCTATTCCAAGAGATATTGGCCCTTACAAGAATTTGGTTAGATTTGCAAAAAGTTCTATGGAGGCAAAATGCATCTCGAGTTCTAATTCCATCCCTCTATTTCAAAAGCTCAA GCTTATGATGAACAGTCTACAGAATGTAGATTTAAGACTGCTGAGTTACCAACAGAAGCTAGCATTTTGGATCAACATGTACAACGCTTGTATCATGCAT GGGTTTCTTCAACATGGAGTTCCTTCCAGTTCTAATCCTGAAAAGTTTCTGTCACTTATGAACAAG GCAACTTTAAACATTGGTGGCAATACGATAAATGCACATGCAATCGAGCATTTTATCTTGAGAAAACCAGTAAATTCACCTGCAAAAGAG GTAAATCGAAAAGGTGAAAAAGAGGATAAAGAAACTTTAGTTCGTGGATTACATGGACTTGAATCATTCGATCCAAATATCATGTTTGCCTTATGTTGTGGCACACGTTCTTCTCCAGCA GTGAAGATATATACAAGTGACGGGGTTACAGCTGAGTTAGAAAAATCAAAGTTAGAATATTTACAAGCTTCACTAATTGTAACAAGCACAAAGAAAATAGCTATACCAGAGCTTCTGCTAAGAAATATGAATGACTTTGCTCAAGATTTGGACTCATTAATAGAGTGGATTTGCCAGCAATTACCTACATCAGGTTCATTGAGGAAATCCATTGTTGATTGTTTCAGAGGTGTTAATGGAGGCAAAGTGTCCACCATTGTTGAGAAGATACCTTATGATTTCGAGTTTCAATATCTGTTatctgtataa